The proteins below come from a single Benincasa hispida cultivar B227 chromosome 4, ASM972705v1, whole genome shotgun sequence genomic window:
- the LOC120076324 gene encoding CO(2)-response secreted protease-like: MASFFHILLVFHLLLHLLLPLCANSSSIATLQNVPLKHYVVYMGSGRSNNEEDEQTTAELDYLQLLSSVIPRKEKERGLRDVVHQYHHAFNGFSAMLTEEEASSLSGIDGIVSVFPDPTLQLHTTRSWDFLDSISGLRPPTPLPPPHSYPSSLDVIVGVIDTGIWPESQSFNDEGIGEIPSKWKGVCMEAPDFKKSNCNRKLIGARYYNTVELNGNGSQVGALKGTPRDSLGHGTHTASIAAGARVPNASYFGLAKGTARGGGIPSTRIATYKVCAGVGCSGAAILKAIDDAVRDGVDIISISIGIGSPLFQSDYLNDPIAIGAFHAQLMGVLVVCSAGNDGPDPNTVGNVAPWIFTVAASNIDRDFQSTVVLGNGKTFHGTAINLSNLSRSKTYPLVFGKDAAAKFTPVSEARNCFPGSLDRSKVAGKIVVCASDDFSTSRTIKELVVQDAKAMGLILINEASKTVPMDSNIFPLTQVGNSEGLQILEYINSTKNPTATILRTVEVKRLKPAPTVAYFSSRGPSPLTENILKPDITAPGVSILAAMIPKSDGDSGPIGKKPSNYAMRSGTSMACPHVAGAAAFIKSVYHDWSSSMIKSALMTTATQYDNQRKFMRNTTDNPSNPHEMGAGEISPIKALNPGLVFETTNEDYLRFLCYYGYSNKVIRSVSKQNFSCPKASKEDLISNVNYPSISIGKLERKQATKVVERTVTNVGAPDATYIATVHSSGGLIVKVNPRKIVFSEKVKKVTFKVSIYGKEARSGYNFGSITWRDTAHSVRTFLAVNVV, translated from the exons ATGGCTTCCTTTTTCCATATTCTTCTTgttttccatcttcttcttcatcttcttcttcctctctgtGCAAATTCATCCTCCATAGCCACTCTGCAAAACGTTCCCCTCAAg CATTATGTTGTTTACATGGGAAGTGGGAGAAGCAAcaatgaagaagatgaacaaaCAACTGCTGAATTGGATTACTTGCAACTTTTATCCTCTGTTATTCCAAG gaaagagaaagagagaggatTAAGGGATGTGGTCCACCAATACCACCATGCTTTCAATGGGTTTTCAGCAATGCTAACTGAGGAAGAAGCTTCTTCTTTGTCTG GTATTGATGGAATCGTGTCGGTGTTCCCTGATCCGACGCTTCAGCTCCACACTACACGTTCTTGGGATTTCTTGGACTCCATCTCCGGCCTCCGCCCTCCGACGCCGCTTCCGCCGCCGCATTCTTACCCCAGTTCATTGGATGTCATCGTCGGCGTCATTGACACCG GGATTTGGCCGGAGTCTCAATCTTTCAACGATGAGGGGATTGGAGAAATTCCATCTAAATGGAAAGGAGTTTGTATGGAGGCACCTGATTTCAAGAAGTCTAATTGCAACAg GAAGTTGATAGGTGCAAGATACTATAATACTGTAGAGCTCAATGGGAATGGTAGCCAGGTGGGGGCGCTGAAGGGCACACCGAGGGATTCGCTCGGCCATGGGACCCACACTGCATCGATAGCAGCCGGAGCCAGAGTCCCCAATGCAAGTTACTTTGGCTTAGCGAAAGGGACAGCCAGAGGAGGTGGCATTCCTTCCACAAGGATTGCAACCTATAAGGTTTGTGCTGGTGTTGGATGCTCTGGTGCTGCAATTCTCAAAGCCATTGATGATGCGGTTAGGGATGGAGTTGATATCATTTCGATCTCGATTGGAATTGGTTCCCCTTTGTTTCAATCTGATTATTTAAATGATCCAATTGCCATTGGAGCATTCCATGCCCAATTAATGGGAGTTTTGGTTGTCTGCTCTGCTGGAAATGATGGCCCTGACCCTAACACTGTGGGGAATGTTGCTCCTTGGATTTTCACTGTTGCTGCTTCTAATATTGACAGGGATTTCCAGTCCACTGTGGTTCTTGGCAATGGGAAGACTTTTCAT GGGACTGCTATAAATCTCTCAAATCTTTCTAGATCAAAGACTTATCCTCTTGTATTTGGAAAGGACGCTGCTGCTAAATTCACACCTGTATCAGAAGCGAG GAACTGTTTTCCAGGATCACTGGATCGATCCAAAGTTGCAGGCAAGATCGTTGTTTGTGCCTCCGATGACTTCAGTACTTCAAGGACAATAAAGGAACTGGTTGTACAAGATGCTAAAGCCATGGGGTTAATCTTGATCAATGAGGCGTCAAAAACTGTGCCAATGGATTCAAACATTTTCCCATTAACACAAGTTGGGAATTCAGAAGGTCTGCAGATTCTCGAGTACATTAACTCCACCAA GAACCCAACAGCCACAATTCTCAGAACAGTGGAAGTTAAAAGACTCAAACCTGCTCCAACTGTGGCTTATTTCTCATCGAGAGGGCCATCTCCGCTTACCGAAAACATTCTCAAG CCAGATATCACCGCCCCAGGAGTATCCATTTTAGCAGCTATGATACCAAAGAGTGATGGAGATAGTGGTCCAATTGGTAAGAAGCCTTCCAATTATGCAATGAGATCGGGGACGTCAATGGCATGCCCACATGTAGCCGGCGCTGCTGCATTCATCAAATCGGTTTATCACGATTGGAGTTCTTCCATGATTAAATCCGCACTCATGACAACAG CAACTCAATATGATAATCAAAGGAAATTCATGAGAAACACCACAGACAACCCTTCAAATCCACATGAGATGGGAGCTGGAGAAATAAGCCCCATAAAAGCTCTTAATCCTGGATTGGTGTTCGAAACTACGAACGAAGATTATCTTCGTTTCCTCTGTTATTACGGGTATTCAAACAAGGTCATAAGATCTGTGTCGAAACAAAACTTCAGCTGTCCGAAAGCTTCAAAAGAAGATCTCATCTCCAATGTCAATTATCCATCCATCTCCATTGGCAAACTAGAGAGAAAGCAAGCTACCAAAGTTGTAGAAAGAACCGTGACAAATGTAGGAGCTCCAGATGCCACTTACATTGCCACGGTTCATTCTTCAGGGGGTTTAATAGTGAAAGTGAATCCAAGAAAGATTGTTTTTTCTGAGAAGGTGAAGAAAGTGACTTTCAAAGTTTCAATTTACGGCAAGGAAGCTCGCAGCGGCTACAACTTCGGGTCGATAACATGGCGGGACACTGCGCATTCCGTTCGAACTTTTTTGGCTGTAAATGTAGTATAA